In Sulfuriferula plumbiphila, the genomic window ATGCTGTCTGGCTGGCGTTGGATTCCATATCCATGACCAGCACCTTGAGGCCGGCTGCTTCCGCTGCGGCCACCCGGTCTTCGACTTTTTCCTTGCGGCTGGCGGCGAGCAGCACCTCCACCTCGCCAGGATTATTGGGCGCCGCACCCAGTATCTGGAAATCCAGATTCACCTCATCCAGCGCAAACGGTATGGACTGGTTGGCTTCTGCCTCGACCTGCGATTCCAGCTCAAGCTCGGGCAGATCGGCAGGCAGGATGATTTTCTTGGTAATGACCGCCGCCGCCGGCAACGCCAGGGCAACATGCCTGGCGCGGCTGCCCATGTCTTTCCAGGCGCGCCGGATGGCATCGGCCACTTCGTCGAGTTTGGCGATATTCCCATCGACCACGGCCTCCTTGGGCAAGGGCTCGATCGTATAGCGCTCGATGCGAAACAGGCCACGTCCGGCATCGCTGACTTCCACCATCTTCACGGCACTGGTGCTGATATCGACGCCAATCAGAGGGGGAGACTTCGCTTTGAAGAAATCGAACTGCAACGGAAATCCCTTTTTTAATGTAGTAGTTAGGAACCAAATACACAATTCGCGTTAAATGCTAACAACAAGTTTTTATGCTGTAAAGATTTTTACGCCACCAGCAATCCAAACCGGTATACAGACCGGGCGCATTTTATCTTGCATACTGATAACGCCTATAATGTCGGGAACTTTAGATTCCTCACCCAAGATTTTTACCTCATCCCAAAATGTT contains:
- a CDS encoding pilus assembly protein PilM, producing the protein MQFDFFKAKSPPLIGVDISTSAVKMVEVSDAGRGLFRIERYTIEPLPKEAVVDGNIAKLDEVADAIRRAWKDMGSRARHVALALPAAAVITKKIILPADLPELELESQVEAEANQSIPFALDEVNLDFQILGAAPNNPGEVEVLLAASRKEKVEDRVAAAEAAGLKVLVMDMESNASQTAYEAMTHMLPDDGRGQTVALIDIGAATMHIMVFVDGHMMYQREQSFGGNQLTQEIQRRYGMSAEEAEKAKRGGGLPESYEPEVLEPFTDTVALEISRALQLFFTSTPYSKVDHIVLAGGCAAIPGLDETVAGRTQASTMVANPFANMAVSNRVQPGRLALDAPALIVACGLAMRRFDPA